The segment GCTTAGTGTTTACTTCCGTCTGAACAGTTCGGCGATTGACAACTACAACTATGAGCGTATCGCTTCTGCAGCAAGGTTTATGGCCGCCAACCCCGACGTTCGGATTGAGCTCGTTGGACATACGGATATTACCGGTCCTTCGGCTTACAACGTCTCCCTGAGCGAAAGCCGTGCTCAGGCTGTATATGATGTATTGGTCAACGACTTTAAGATTGACCCGGAACGTTTAGCCATTTCCTTCCGCGGTCCCAATGACCCGCTCTCACAGCAGAACCTCAGCATTAACCGCCGCGTGGACTTTATTATCCTGAATGACTAAAGGAAACAGATGAAATTAAAAAGGGGCCTAAAAGGCCCCTTTTTAATTTTAATGTACATCCAGTCCGTACCGCATATAGATCAGGTGTTCCAGTGTTTTCAGTATCTCCTCCATATACTCGTTAACTGCCTTTACGCTTCCCGGTAGGGTATATACCATTGTGTTTTTAATGAATCCCGCCACACCGCAACTAAGCAAGGCATTCGGTTTTTGACCGCCGTATTTTACCCGAATCAGTTCCATAATGCCGGGAACCTCTTTGTCGAGTTTTGGTCTTATGGTTTCTACAGTAATGTCGCGTGGTCCAACGCCAGTTCCTCCTGTGGTGATTACGGTATCCACCCCTTCCTGAACGGATTCATTGATCATCTTTTCAAGGGCGAGAGCGTCATCGGCAATGATCCTGCTTTCGATCTGAATGTTCCTGGGCAGGTTCTCAAAATGTTTTTCAAGCAATGCTGCAATCCTTGGTCCGCTGCGGTCTTCATATTCGCCCCTGCTGGCCCGGTCACTCAGGGTGATCAATTGAAAGCGCAACACCTTGGGAACATATTCCAGCTCATCTCCCGGGCGCAAGATGCCAGGGCGGATCACCCGCGCAAAAATGCCCTCTTTGGGCATGACACAATTGCCGACTTCCCTGAAGATGGCGCAACTGCTGCCGTGACATTCCTTCCCGATCTGCGTGATCTCCAGTTCAACCTCTTTTCCAATCAAACGATCCAGGGGAGAGGTATTCACCAGCTCAAGTCCCTCAGTGGTGAGGTTCTCGGCAAACTCTCCAAAGGCGATCTTGCGTCCCGCAAGGGCCGAAAAACGATCAACGCTCTCTTTCCCCAGTAAGCTCACCTGACGATGCCAGTTCCCAGCATGGGCATCCTCCTGGATGCCATACTTGTCGAGCCTGATTTCACTGACAGGTTTTTTTATGGTCCCTGTTTCCTTAGAAATATTGACTGATAATATCTTCATTTTAAAATTGAATGTGCGTTAAATAATTCTACGGGAAGGCTTATTCCTTTTTCTTTTCTAAAAGGACGACCTCATGAATAACCATCTCCTTGTCGACCGCCTTGCACATATCGTATATGGTGAGCAAGGCAACGCTGGCTGCCATTAGGGCTTCCATCTCCACGCCAGTCTGCCCGTTGCACTTCACCAGTGTTTGCACCTCTACGCCGTCCTCTTTTAAACTGGCCTTGACATCCACTTTGGTGATTTGCAGGGGGTG is part of the Bacteroides sp. genome and harbors:
- a CDS encoding molybdenum cofactor synthesis domain-containing protein, whose product is MKILSVNISKETGTIKKPVSEIRLDKYGIQEDAHAGNWHRQVSLLGKESVDRFSALAGRKIAFGEFAENLTTEGLELVNTSPLDRLIGKEVELEITQIGKECHGSSCAIFREVGNCVMPKEGIFARVIRPGILRPGDELEYVPKVLRFQLITLSDRASRGEYEDRSGPRIAALLEKHFENLPRNIQIESRIIADDALALEKMINESVQEGVDTVITTGGTGVGPRDITVETIRPKLDKEVPGIMELIRVKYGGQKPNALLSCGVAGFIKNTMVYTLPGSVKAVNEYMEEILKTLEHLIYMRYGLDVH